One window of the Actinomyces wuliandei genome contains the following:
- a CDS encoding FMN-binding negative transcriptional regulator, with translation MHVPRHFALPEEYAARLLTQVRAGNLVTVHADGPAATLVPFYLDQDHNTLVTHLVRNNPQVRTPVLGPALVILDEADAYVAPKWYATNEVKANVPTWDYITVHVTGRIRVDPSPAAALRAARELTLRTEPREVLDRVGEDSLEKMARAIVAVEVQVEHVTGKAKMSQNRHPDDIRSLIAALEEQGQTRLVEFLREVSLPYAEERFATINHLRSRTRGAQERSQRLAAPQDVPERS, from the coding sequence ATGCACGTCCCCCGTCACTTCGCGCTTCCCGAGGAGTACGCCGCCCGTCTGCTCACCCAGGTGCGTGCCGGCAACCTCGTGACCGTCCACGCGGACGGGCCCGCCGCCACGCTGGTCCCCTTCTACCTCGACCAGGACCACAACACGCTGGTGACGCACCTGGTACGCAACAACCCGCAGGTCCGCACGCCAGTCCTGGGACCTGCGCTGGTCATCCTGGACGAGGCTGACGCCTATGTCGCTCCCAAGTGGTATGCCACCAATGAGGTCAAGGCAAACGTACCTACCTGGGACTACATCACCGTCCACGTCACCGGGAGGATCCGGGTGGACCCGAGCCCTGCGGCTGCTCTCAGGGCGGCCCGCGAGCTGACCCTGCGCACGGAGCCCCGGGAGGTCCTGGACCGGGTCGGCGAGGACAGCCTGGAGAAGATGGCCCGGGCGATCGTGGCCGTGGAGGTCCAGGTCGAGCACGTGACGGGCAAGGCCAAGATGAGCCAGAACCGGCACCCCGACGACATCCGCAGCCTGATCGCCGCCCTGGAGGAGCAAGGACAGACACGGCTGGTGGAGTTCCTGCGGGAGGTCAGCCTGCCTTACGCCGAGGAGCGCTTTGCCACGATCAACCACCTACGCAGCCGCACGCGCGGCGCGCAGGAGAGGTCCCAGCGTCTTGCAGCCCCGCAGGACGTCCCCGAGCGCTCCTGA